The genomic window GCCGCATAAGCTATTTGTAATGAGTATGAAACACAAATACATACATGTACACTGGATACAGCACATCAacattgataataatttttaaaaatgatataattcatTGTAATcatgtgtcagtgtcatgtCGGACCCGACAACGCAGGTCCAGCATCAAAACACACTTAATCTGAAAAGTGTCGTGTTGGACCCAACAACGGAGGTCCAACATCAAAACACACTCAATCTGAAAAGTGCCGGCATTTTATAGGCGGTGAGTTTGTAATTGAACATTATAGAAGGTGATGTGAACCATCAATACGGCATCCTATCTTCAAGGAAGACGAGTGTACACTGTATGAAACCTAAAATTTCTGCAAGACAAtgcaaaaacaagaattttgcGTCTCTCCTGAGTCCAAATTATGAGGTTAAAGTGAGATGCTCACATTAGAGATGACAAGATGTAATTCTGAATCGAGCTACCATGAAAGTTGAGAAAAATAGTAAGTAGAGTCAAGCAAATTTAGCACTTTAATCACATTGATAATGTTCATTCAAAATCCCCATATAGTTTCCACAATGAAGCAGCTTTGGTTTGCAACATGACAAGGGAAAGAAAATTGGCACAAACAAATGCCTCTCTTAAACTTATAATTGTAATCtcacatataaaaaaataaaaaaatccttgAAAGCcaaaacaaagagaaattgGATAACAATCAACTAATAAATCTatagaataaaataagaaattgcTGAAAGAAGCTTATTGTTTCCCAAATTACAAGATACCTCAAACCTCCAAAGCCACATGAAGATGGGGACTGAATACCACAACGGTTGCCCCTTATACTTCTCACTTTTAGAAAATTGTAAACCTTAAGGTATTACTCGCCGCAAACAAGTTGTACTCCTCCATGAAAGCAGTCTCTTTCTTATTGCAACCATGATCTTTTTCAACTTGATCTGGCGAACTTTTTGAGTTGAAATCTCCAACATTTTCTGAAGATGCACTAGCCGTTTTGCGTTCATTTGAAAATGCTACAGGCCCACCAAAATGAAACAAGGAAAACCCACCGTTACTATCTTGTGACTTGGCGGAATTGCCACGTTGGTCTTCCCCATTCAGTCCTTTTCTTGAATTAGCTGCAACTGGAATAACCCTTTCTGCCATAGATTCATTAAAACGCTCTTGCATGGATGCCGGCTTAGAAATTTGACTCAGTTCCTCTCCATTTAAGCCGTTTGTTCTGGCAACTGGATGATAAACTGGAATTGCAGCAGGGTTAAATTGGGGTGTTGGTTGCTGTAAGGAACCATACTGCAAGCAGAACCGAGGGTCCTCATTCAAGTTATATCCAAGAGGGCCAGCATATAAATAGTGATTTGGGTGTACAAAGGGCATAGCAGGAGCAGCTGGCCATGAAACTGGGTTTTGATGGTAGTAACTCATTGCTGAAGGGGTCTGAAACACAGGAAACTGTATGTTTCGGTTTGGCATTGGAGGAAGAATGCTTTCAGCTTGAGAACATACATTGGCGAAAGAAATACCATTTTCAAAACTTTGGGCAGTTTCTAACACAGGACTCCCAAACACTTCACTTTCTGCTGCATCCAAGGATGGAACAGATAGCGATCTGCTTGACAAACCCACACCATTTGCATTATGAGTTTTCTCGATCTCAGGTTCATAACAGCCAGACACGCCATTGTCAACGCAGGTTGAACTATCTGTTACTTCGTATTTTTGGCTAGCATCTTCAGAATCTGAATTTGAGAATTCTGTATTTTCAGGGTTTGAAGAGGTTGTATTATTATCGCCCTCACTTAAGCATGATGAGCAGTTATCGGAACTAGAAATGCTACCCTGACTGCGATCAGAAGAATTATTCATGGCCGATCTCCTTGTCGGACTTATTGCAGGTTCCTCGGATCCAATTTCTGTGGAGCTGCAAGATCCTTCAGCTTCTGCATCAAGATCATTCTGACAACCTGGAGTGATTCCACCGCTCTTCAAATCACTATCATCATTGTCAATTTCACCTGAATCATCAACTTCATCAACAGGTGACCTGACTGGATCGAACGTCTGTAATACTTGACCTGTGGACCTCAACGTAACATCAGAGTCTGAATTACTACGTGCATACTTATTGAGCGATTCCGTAGGCTCCCAAACTTTCTTTGGTTGAAGCATATCCCTACTTGGATAGTTCCCTGAGAAGACTCTGTTTTTGGGTCTTCCGCTACTCTCATGCATTAAGTCTCCCTGATTATACTTACTACCCCGATAAAACTGCCTAGATGTATCTACAGCAGATTCAGACACACTAGTGGCTTTCATCTCGCGGCTACCTCTGGTCATTCTATTGTTCACGCTACAGCTGCAGGAATGGAAATCATATTTTTCACTCATCCGGTAGTTGGAACTATAGAACTTGTCATTGCACTTATGACCAACGTTACGACCATTGGTTTTCGGAACATTTATTTTTGATTGTCTGTTCAATCCACCACTGATTCCCCTGGAAGATGTCCCAAAATTATCTCCATAGTGTCTTGGCTCAGATCTTCCTACCATTCCACCATTTTCGTGAACAACTGCATTATGGTGCCTGTCAGACCACTTTGAAGACATATCGACTTGAAACTCTTTCCTATATCTAAGTCTTTGACGATAAAATTTTGGTTGTTCAACTTTGGAAGTACCATTCCTTTCATGTGCATTTGCAATGTCTCCATCATAGTCATCATAAGCATAGTCTTGTGCTCTGAAAGTACTACACTCACTCGAGAACTCTTCATCTTGGATGTTAGGATAATCATCCTGTGATATATTAGTCTCATCTGTTGCAATAACAGAATTCCTGCATGTAATAGCGTTATTTTGCTCTGTATCAGCAGGTGCAGGCAGTTCTTCCTTTGTTGCTTCAGGAGAGCTAGGAACATCAATTGACTCAGAACACTTTTCCTCTTTATTCTTATCCTTTCCTTTTAGTCTTTCCTTTCTCCTAAGTTTTTTTTCTCGTTCTT from Trifolium pratense cultivar HEN17-A07 linkage group LG1, ARS_RC_1.1, whole genome shotgun sequence includes these protein-coding regions:
- the LOC123906392 gene encoding uncharacterized protein LOC123906392, which gives rise to MPGLPQFTNGSSPSINSLSANGFWSKNRDDVGYNQLHKFWSELSPQARQELLRIDKQTLFEQARKNMYCSRCNGLLLEGFLQIVMYGKSLQQEGTCVQFPCGRHGGFKNPNNGGSSISNGVLDDIQDPSVHPWGGLTTTREGSLTLMDCYLYSKSLKGLQIVFDGARARERERELLYPDACGGGGRGWISQGIVSYGRGHGTRETCALHTARLSCDTLVDFWSALGEETRQSLLRMKEEDFIERLMFRFDSKRFCRDCRRNVIREFKELKELKRMRREPRCTSWFCVADTAFQYEVSDDSIQADWRQTFADTVGSYHHFEWAVGTTEGKADILEFENVGTNGCVQVSGLDLGGLSACFITLRAWKLDGRCTEFCVKAHALKGQECVHCRLIVGDGYVTITKGESIKRFFEHAEEAEEEEDDDLMDKDGNELDGECTRPQKHAKSPELAREFLLDAATVIFKEQVEKAFREGTARQNAHSIFVCLALKLLEERVHVACKEIITLEKQTKLLEEEEKEKREEEERKERKRAKEREKKLRRKERLKGKDKNKEEKCSESIDVPSSPEATKEELPAPADTEQNNAITCRNSVIATDETNISQDDYPNIQDEEFSSECSTFRAQDYAYDDYDGDIANAHERNGTSKVEQPKFYRQRLRYRKEFQVDMSSKWSDRHHNAVVHENGGMVGRSEPRHYGDNFGTSSRGISGGLNRQSKINVPKTNGRNVGHKCNDKFYSSNYRMSEKYDFHSCSCSVNNRMTRGSREMKATSVSESAVDTSRQFYRGSKYNQGDLMHESSGRPKNRVFSGNYPSRDMLQPKKVWEPTESLNKYARSNSDSDVTLRSTGQVLQTFDPVRSPVDEVDDSGEIDNDDSDLKSGGITPGCQNDLDAEAEGSCSSTEIGSEEPAISPTRRSAMNNSSDRSQGSISSSDNCSSCLSEGDNNTTSSNPENTEFSNSDSEDASQKYEVTDSSTCVDNGVSGCYEPEIEKTHNANGVGLSSRSLSVPSLDAAESEVFGSPVLETAQSFENGISFANVCSQAESILPPMPNRNIQFPVFQTPSAMSYYHQNPVSWPAAPAMPFVHPNHYLYAGPLGYNLNEDPRFCLQYGSLQQPTPQFNPAAIPVYHPVARTNGLNGEELSQISKPASMQERFNESMAERVIPVAANSRKGLNGEDQRGNSAKSQDSNGGFSLFHFGGPVAFSNERKTASASSENVGDFNSKSSPDQVEKDHGCNKKETAFMEEYNLFAASNTLRFTIF